A portion of the Camelus ferus isolate YT-003-E chromosome 16, BCGSAC_Cfer_1.0, whole genome shotgun sequence genome contains these proteins:
- the FAAP100 gene encoding Fanconi anemia core complex-associated protein 100 isoform X2, translated as MASRAPRVEYLAGFRCPLGGLAAGKPRVLCHGAEVFLSTGSELVYVYDQEGRLLTAVYKFPGQVWHLELLALRKALYVLCAQSGIYCLSLDQAGRSVSQDGGDGGDSQGTEDEQDGAPPSPVIPVDPGACVLPDATLCAFTILDDVLVTLAQGPTQWKVQLFERPSPGEDPRPGGQIGEVHLSSCTPTAGSPGEPAAPHFLPVLCCASPPSSRAPRSSRGFALEGALFGLLFGAGATLLESPAILCGLPDGQLCCVVLQTLVTSRSAPGDPKALVKILHHLEEPVVFIGALRTEPLAEDVEDEHSDCLVVLGHHGRTLAIKASWNEAGHLAPELREYRLPGPVLCAACGGHSRLYLSSPSDLCVVDLARGGSPWDPAQPDGALGGLPSLLCPTSLSVCSVVTLSVSSRTPEGGTELLALSAKGRLMTCSLDLHPETPCPTSVTSANTGQKIKELLSGIGTVSERVSSLKKAVDQRNKALMCLNEAMNVSCALLSSREGPRPISCAITTAWSCLQLQDVLTATCLLENSSSFSLDRGWALCVQVLSSSRALDLGSAGSAVTYTIPVDQLGPGGRREVTLPLGPGEDGALDLPVTVSCALFYHLREVVGGALAPTDPAQDAWPDECPPDVLPEQDGVCLPLSECTVDMLQGLRFPSLSVPPMQALGPLSPAGDPIHTFLGTCRGPGGQLAGPSSLRAKYLPPSVATIKVSAELLRAAFGDGHAGMSLGCATLQWLLAENAVGDIVRAQALSSVQGVAPDGTEVHLIVHEVAVTDLCPAGPIQAVEIQVESSSLANMCRTHHAIIGRLQSP; from the exons atGGCCAGCCGCGCGCCGCGGGTCGAATACTTGGCGGGCTTCCGCTGCCCGCTCGGGGGCCTGGCGGCGGGCAAGCCCCGCGTGCTGTGCCACGGGGCGGAGGTCTTCCTGTCCACCGGGAGCGAGCTGGTCTACGTCTACGACCAGGAGGGGCGGCTGCTGACC GCTGTGTACAAGTTTCCCGGTCAGGTGTGGCACCTGGAGCTCCTGGCCCTTCGCAAGGCGCTCTACGTTTTGTGCGCCCAGAGCGGCATCTATTGCTTGTCCTTGGACCAGGCGGGCAG GTCCGTGAGCCAGGATGGTGGGGACGGCGGGGATAGCCAGGGCACTGAGGACGAGCAGGACGGGGCACCTCCCTCCCCCGTCATCCCCGTGGACCCAGGTGCCTGTGTCCTGCCTGACGCCACGCTGTGCGCCTTCACCATCCTCGATGACGTCCTCGTCACCCTGGCACAGGGCCCCACCCAGTGGAAGGTGCAGCTGTTCGAGCGGCCCTCACCTGGGGAGGACCCCAGGCCCGGGGGCCAGATTGGCGAGGTGCACTTGTCCAGCTGCACCCCCACTGCTGGGAGCCCAGGAGAGCCCGCAGCCCCCCACTTCCTCCCCGTGCTGTGCTGCGCATCACCGCCAAGTTCCAGGGCCCCGCGCAGCTCCCGGGGCTTTGCCCTCGAGGGCGCCCTCTTTGGGCTGCTCTTTGGGGCTGGTGCCACCCTCCTAGAGTCGCCCGCGATCCTCTGCGGTCTCCCTGATGGCCAGCTCTGCTGTGTGGTCCTGCAGACCCTGGTCACCTCCAGGTCGGCCCCTGGCGACCCCAAGGCCCTTGTCAAGATCCTCCACCACCTGGAGGAGCCTGTTGTCTTCATCGGGGCCTTGAGAACGGAGCCGCTGGCTGAGGACGTGGAGGACGAGCATTCCGACTGCCTGGTGGTGCTCGGTCACCACGGCCGGACGCTAGCCATCAAGGCCAGCTGGAATGAGGCGGGGCATCTGGCGCCAGAGCTGCGGGAGTACCGCCTCCCGGGGCCTGTGCTCTGCGCAGCCTGTGGTGGGCACAGCCGTCTGTACCTCAGCAGCCCCTCAGACCTCTGTGTGGTGGACCTGGCCCGGGGAGGCTCCCCCTGGGACCCTGCACAGCCCGATGGGGCCCTAGGAGGCCTGCCCTCTCTGTTGTGTCCCACCAGCTTGAGCGTCTGCAGCGTCGTCACCCTCTCTGTGTCATCCAGGACACCTGAAG GTGGCACTGAGCTCCTAGCCCTGTCGGCCAAAGGCCGGCTGATGACCTGCAGTCTGGACCTGCACCCTGAGACGCCTTGCCCCACCAGCGTGACCTCGGCAAACACTGGCCAGAAAATTAAGGAGTTGTTGTCTGGCATTGGCACCGTGTCTGAGAG AGTGTCCTCTCTGAAGAAGGCAGTAGACCAGCGGAACAAGGCCCTGATGTGCCTCAATGAGGCCATGAACGTGAGCTGTGCCCTGCTGTCCAGCCGGGAGGGCCCCAGGCCCATCTCCTGCGCCATCACCACTGCCTGGAGCTGCCTGCAGCTGCAAGACGTGCTGACGGCCACCTGCCTGCTGGAGAACAGCAGCAGCTTCAGCCTGGACCGGGGCTGGGCCCTGTGCGTCCAGGTGCTCAGCAGCTCCAGGGCCTTAGACCTGGGCTCAGCCGGCTCGGCCGTCACCTACACCATCCCCGTGGACCAGCTCGGCCCCGGCGGCCGGCGGGAGGTGACGCTGCCCCTGGGCCCCGGCGAGGACGGCGCACTCGACCTGCCTGTGACCGTGTCCTGCGCGCTCTTCTACCACCTCAGGGAGGTCGTGGGCGGGGCCCTTGCCCCCACAGACCCTGCCCAGGACGCCTGGCCGGATGAGTGCCCCCCCGACGTCCTGCCTGAGCAGGATGGCGTCTGCCTGCCCCTGAGCGAGTGCACGGTGGACATGCTGCAGGGCCTGCGCTTCCCCAGCCTGTCTGTGCCCCCCATGCAGGCCCTGGGCCCGCTCAGCCCCGCTGGGGACCCCATCCACACCTTCCTGGGAACTTGCCGTGGGCCAGGTGGGCAGCTGGCAGGACCTTCGTCCCTGCGGGCCAAGTACCTGCCCCCATCCGTGGCCACCATCAAAGTGTCGGCAGAGCTGCTCAGGGCTGCCTTTGGGGATGGGCATGCAG GCATGTCCCTGGGCTGTGCCACCCTGCAGTGGCTCCTCGCTGAGAATGCTGTCGGGGACATCGTGAGGGCCCAAGCACTGTCCTCTGTCCAGGGAGTGGCCCCAGATGGCACTGAAGTCCACCTCATCGTCCACGAG GTGGCCGTGACCGACCTGTGCCCAGCAGGGCCCATCCAGGCTGTGGAGATCCAGGTGGAAAGCTCCTCTCTGGCCAACATGTGCAGAACACACCACGCTATCATTGGGCGTCTACAG TCACCGTGA
- the FAAP100 gene encoding Fanconi anemia core complex-associated protein 100 isoform X1, translating into MASRAPRVEYLAGFRCPLGGLAAGKPRVLCHGAEVFLSTGSELVYVYDQEGRLLTAVYKFPGQVWHLELLALRKALYVLCAQSGIYCLSLDQAGRSVSQDGGDGGDSQGTEDEQDGAPPSPVIPVDPGACVLPDATLCAFTILDDVLVTLAQGPTQWKVQLFERPSPGEDPRPGGQIGEVHLSSCTPTAGSPGEPAAPHFLPVLCCASPPSSRAPRSSRGFALEGALFGLLFGAGATLLESPAILCGLPDGQLCCVVLQTLVTSRSAPGDPKALVKILHHLEEPVVFIGALRTEPLAEDVEDEHSDCLVVLGHHGRTLAIKASWNEAGHLAPELREYRLPGPVLCAACGGHSRLYLSSPSDLCVVDLARGGSPWDPAQPDGALGGLPSLLCPTSLSVCSVVTLSVSSRTPEGGTELLALSAKGRLMTCSLDLHPETPCPTSVTSANTGQKIKELLSGIGTVSERVSSLKKAVDQRNKALMCLNEAMNVSCALLSSREGPRPISCAITTAWSCLQLQDVLTATCLLENSSSFSLDRGWALCVQVLSSSRALDLGSAGSAVTYTIPVDQLGPGGRREVTLPLGPGEDGALDLPVTVSCALFYHLREVVGGALAPTDPAQDAWPDECPPDVLPEQDGVCLPLSECTVDMLQGLRFPSLSVPPMQALGPLSPAGDPIHTFLGTCRGPGGQLAGPSSLRAKYLPPSVATIKVSAELLRAAFGDGHAGMSLGCATLQWLLAENAVGDIVRAQALSSVQGVAPDGTEVHLIVHEVAVTDLCPAGPIQAVEIQVESSSLANMCRTHHAIIGRLQRMVVEQAARGSSPPDLRLQYLHQIHANHETLLREVQTLRDRLCTEDEASSCATAQRLLQVYRQLRSPSLLLL; encoded by the exons atGGCCAGCCGCGCGCCGCGGGTCGAATACTTGGCGGGCTTCCGCTGCCCGCTCGGGGGCCTGGCGGCGGGCAAGCCCCGCGTGCTGTGCCACGGGGCGGAGGTCTTCCTGTCCACCGGGAGCGAGCTGGTCTACGTCTACGACCAGGAGGGGCGGCTGCTGACC GCTGTGTACAAGTTTCCCGGTCAGGTGTGGCACCTGGAGCTCCTGGCCCTTCGCAAGGCGCTCTACGTTTTGTGCGCCCAGAGCGGCATCTATTGCTTGTCCTTGGACCAGGCGGGCAG GTCCGTGAGCCAGGATGGTGGGGACGGCGGGGATAGCCAGGGCACTGAGGACGAGCAGGACGGGGCACCTCCCTCCCCCGTCATCCCCGTGGACCCAGGTGCCTGTGTCCTGCCTGACGCCACGCTGTGCGCCTTCACCATCCTCGATGACGTCCTCGTCACCCTGGCACAGGGCCCCACCCAGTGGAAGGTGCAGCTGTTCGAGCGGCCCTCACCTGGGGAGGACCCCAGGCCCGGGGGCCAGATTGGCGAGGTGCACTTGTCCAGCTGCACCCCCACTGCTGGGAGCCCAGGAGAGCCCGCAGCCCCCCACTTCCTCCCCGTGCTGTGCTGCGCATCACCGCCAAGTTCCAGGGCCCCGCGCAGCTCCCGGGGCTTTGCCCTCGAGGGCGCCCTCTTTGGGCTGCTCTTTGGGGCTGGTGCCACCCTCCTAGAGTCGCCCGCGATCCTCTGCGGTCTCCCTGATGGCCAGCTCTGCTGTGTGGTCCTGCAGACCCTGGTCACCTCCAGGTCGGCCCCTGGCGACCCCAAGGCCCTTGTCAAGATCCTCCACCACCTGGAGGAGCCTGTTGTCTTCATCGGGGCCTTGAGAACGGAGCCGCTGGCTGAGGACGTGGAGGACGAGCATTCCGACTGCCTGGTGGTGCTCGGTCACCACGGCCGGACGCTAGCCATCAAGGCCAGCTGGAATGAGGCGGGGCATCTGGCGCCAGAGCTGCGGGAGTACCGCCTCCCGGGGCCTGTGCTCTGCGCAGCCTGTGGTGGGCACAGCCGTCTGTACCTCAGCAGCCCCTCAGACCTCTGTGTGGTGGACCTGGCCCGGGGAGGCTCCCCCTGGGACCCTGCACAGCCCGATGGGGCCCTAGGAGGCCTGCCCTCTCTGTTGTGTCCCACCAGCTTGAGCGTCTGCAGCGTCGTCACCCTCTCTGTGTCATCCAGGACACCTGAAG GTGGCACTGAGCTCCTAGCCCTGTCGGCCAAAGGCCGGCTGATGACCTGCAGTCTGGACCTGCACCCTGAGACGCCTTGCCCCACCAGCGTGACCTCGGCAAACACTGGCCAGAAAATTAAGGAGTTGTTGTCTGGCATTGGCACCGTGTCTGAGAG AGTGTCCTCTCTGAAGAAGGCAGTAGACCAGCGGAACAAGGCCCTGATGTGCCTCAATGAGGCCATGAACGTGAGCTGTGCCCTGCTGTCCAGCCGGGAGGGCCCCAGGCCCATCTCCTGCGCCATCACCACTGCCTGGAGCTGCCTGCAGCTGCAAGACGTGCTGACGGCCACCTGCCTGCTGGAGAACAGCAGCAGCTTCAGCCTGGACCGGGGCTGGGCCCTGTGCGTCCAGGTGCTCAGCAGCTCCAGGGCCTTAGACCTGGGCTCAGCCGGCTCGGCCGTCACCTACACCATCCCCGTGGACCAGCTCGGCCCCGGCGGCCGGCGGGAGGTGACGCTGCCCCTGGGCCCCGGCGAGGACGGCGCACTCGACCTGCCTGTGACCGTGTCCTGCGCGCTCTTCTACCACCTCAGGGAGGTCGTGGGCGGGGCCCTTGCCCCCACAGACCCTGCCCAGGACGCCTGGCCGGATGAGTGCCCCCCCGACGTCCTGCCTGAGCAGGATGGCGTCTGCCTGCCCCTGAGCGAGTGCACGGTGGACATGCTGCAGGGCCTGCGCTTCCCCAGCCTGTCTGTGCCCCCCATGCAGGCCCTGGGCCCGCTCAGCCCCGCTGGGGACCCCATCCACACCTTCCTGGGAACTTGCCGTGGGCCAGGTGGGCAGCTGGCAGGACCTTCGTCCCTGCGGGCCAAGTACCTGCCCCCATCCGTGGCCACCATCAAAGTGTCGGCAGAGCTGCTCAGGGCTGCCTTTGGGGATGGGCATGCAG GCATGTCCCTGGGCTGTGCCACCCTGCAGTGGCTCCTCGCTGAGAATGCTGTCGGGGACATCGTGAGGGCCCAAGCACTGTCCTCTGTCCAGGGAGTGGCCCCAGATGGCACTGAAGTCCACCTCATCGTCCACGAG GTGGCCGTGACCGACCTGTGCCCAGCAGGGCCCATCCAGGCTGTGGAGATCCAGGTGGAAAGCTCCTCTCTGGCCAACATGTGCAGAACACACCACGCTATCATTGGGCGTCTACAG
- the FAAP100 gene encoding Fanconi anemia core complex-associated protein 100 isoform X3 — protein MASRAPRVEYLAGFRCPLGGLAAGKPRVLCHGAEVFLSTGSELVYVYDQEGRLLTAVYKFPGQVWHLELLALRKALYVLCAQSGIYCLSLDQAGRSVSQDGGDGGDSQGTEDEQDGAPPSPVIPVDPGACVLPDATLCAFTILDDVLVTLAQGPTQWKVQLFERPSPGEDPRPGGQIGEVHLSSCTPTAGSPGEPAAPHFLPVLCCASPPSSRAPRSSRGFALEGALFGLLFGAGATLLESPAILCGLPDGQLCCVVLQTLVTSRSAPGDPKALVKILHHLEEPVVFIGALRTEPLAEDVEDEHSDCLVVLGHHGRTLAIKASWNEAGHLAPELREYRLPGPVLCAACGGHSRLYLSSPSDLCVVDLARGGSPWDPAQPDGALGGLPSLLCPTSLSVCSVVTLSVSSRTPEGGTELLALSAKGRLMTCSLDLHPETPCPTSVTSANTGQKIKELLSGIGTVSERVSSLKKAVDQRNKALMCLNEAMNVSCALLSSREGPRPISCAITTAWSCLQLQDVLTATCLLENSSSFSLDRGWALCVQVLSSSRALDLGSAGSAVTYTIPVDQLGPGGRREVTLPLGPGEDGALDLPVTVSCALFYHLREVVGGALAPTDPAQDAWPDECPPDVLPEQDGVCLPLSECTVDMLQGLRFPSLSVPPMQALGPLSPAGDPIHTFLGTCRGPGGQLAGPSSLRAKYLPPSVATIKVSAELLRAAFGDGHAGMSLGCATLQWLLAENAVGDIVRAQALSSVQGVAPDGTEVHLIVHELSRLAGERQADLGCPAHTLFSHLEP, from the exons atGGCCAGCCGCGCGCCGCGGGTCGAATACTTGGCGGGCTTCCGCTGCCCGCTCGGGGGCCTGGCGGCGGGCAAGCCCCGCGTGCTGTGCCACGGGGCGGAGGTCTTCCTGTCCACCGGGAGCGAGCTGGTCTACGTCTACGACCAGGAGGGGCGGCTGCTGACC GCTGTGTACAAGTTTCCCGGTCAGGTGTGGCACCTGGAGCTCCTGGCCCTTCGCAAGGCGCTCTACGTTTTGTGCGCCCAGAGCGGCATCTATTGCTTGTCCTTGGACCAGGCGGGCAG GTCCGTGAGCCAGGATGGTGGGGACGGCGGGGATAGCCAGGGCACTGAGGACGAGCAGGACGGGGCACCTCCCTCCCCCGTCATCCCCGTGGACCCAGGTGCCTGTGTCCTGCCTGACGCCACGCTGTGCGCCTTCACCATCCTCGATGACGTCCTCGTCACCCTGGCACAGGGCCCCACCCAGTGGAAGGTGCAGCTGTTCGAGCGGCCCTCACCTGGGGAGGACCCCAGGCCCGGGGGCCAGATTGGCGAGGTGCACTTGTCCAGCTGCACCCCCACTGCTGGGAGCCCAGGAGAGCCCGCAGCCCCCCACTTCCTCCCCGTGCTGTGCTGCGCATCACCGCCAAGTTCCAGGGCCCCGCGCAGCTCCCGGGGCTTTGCCCTCGAGGGCGCCCTCTTTGGGCTGCTCTTTGGGGCTGGTGCCACCCTCCTAGAGTCGCCCGCGATCCTCTGCGGTCTCCCTGATGGCCAGCTCTGCTGTGTGGTCCTGCAGACCCTGGTCACCTCCAGGTCGGCCCCTGGCGACCCCAAGGCCCTTGTCAAGATCCTCCACCACCTGGAGGAGCCTGTTGTCTTCATCGGGGCCTTGAGAACGGAGCCGCTGGCTGAGGACGTGGAGGACGAGCATTCCGACTGCCTGGTGGTGCTCGGTCACCACGGCCGGACGCTAGCCATCAAGGCCAGCTGGAATGAGGCGGGGCATCTGGCGCCAGAGCTGCGGGAGTACCGCCTCCCGGGGCCTGTGCTCTGCGCAGCCTGTGGTGGGCACAGCCGTCTGTACCTCAGCAGCCCCTCAGACCTCTGTGTGGTGGACCTGGCCCGGGGAGGCTCCCCCTGGGACCCTGCACAGCCCGATGGGGCCCTAGGAGGCCTGCCCTCTCTGTTGTGTCCCACCAGCTTGAGCGTCTGCAGCGTCGTCACCCTCTCTGTGTCATCCAGGACACCTGAAG GTGGCACTGAGCTCCTAGCCCTGTCGGCCAAAGGCCGGCTGATGACCTGCAGTCTGGACCTGCACCCTGAGACGCCTTGCCCCACCAGCGTGACCTCGGCAAACACTGGCCAGAAAATTAAGGAGTTGTTGTCTGGCATTGGCACCGTGTCTGAGAG AGTGTCCTCTCTGAAGAAGGCAGTAGACCAGCGGAACAAGGCCCTGATGTGCCTCAATGAGGCCATGAACGTGAGCTGTGCCCTGCTGTCCAGCCGGGAGGGCCCCAGGCCCATCTCCTGCGCCATCACCACTGCCTGGAGCTGCCTGCAGCTGCAAGACGTGCTGACGGCCACCTGCCTGCTGGAGAACAGCAGCAGCTTCAGCCTGGACCGGGGCTGGGCCCTGTGCGTCCAGGTGCTCAGCAGCTCCAGGGCCTTAGACCTGGGCTCAGCCGGCTCGGCCGTCACCTACACCATCCCCGTGGACCAGCTCGGCCCCGGCGGCCGGCGGGAGGTGACGCTGCCCCTGGGCCCCGGCGAGGACGGCGCACTCGACCTGCCTGTGACCGTGTCCTGCGCGCTCTTCTACCACCTCAGGGAGGTCGTGGGCGGGGCCCTTGCCCCCACAGACCCTGCCCAGGACGCCTGGCCGGATGAGTGCCCCCCCGACGTCCTGCCTGAGCAGGATGGCGTCTGCCTGCCCCTGAGCGAGTGCACGGTGGACATGCTGCAGGGCCTGCGCTTCCCCAGCCTGTCTGTGCCCCCCATGCAGGCCCTGGGCCCGCTCAGCCCCGCTGGGGACCCCATCCACACCTTCCTGGGAACTTGCCGTGGGCCAGGTGGGCAGCTGGCAGGACCTTCGTCCCTGCGGGCCAAGTACCTGCCCCCATCCGTGGCCACCATCAAAGTGTCGGCAGAGCTGCTCAGGGCTGCCTTTGGGGATGGGCATGCAG GCATGTCCCTGGGCTGTGCCACCCTGCAGTGGCTCCTCGCTGAGAATGCTGTCGGGGACATCGTGAGGGCCCAAGCACTGTCCTCTGTCCAGGGAGTGGCCCCAGATGGCACTGAAGTCCACCTCATCGTCCACGAG CTTTCACGTTTGGCTGGAGAGCGCCAGGCTGACCTCGGCTGTCCAGCCCACACCCTGTTTTCACACCTGGAACCCTGA